The sequence TGCGTCCACTTCCCCGCCTGTTCCTGCGCCTCAGGCGTAATGTTTTTTTTGATAATTTTCAACGACTCAAGATTCGCCGACTCTATTCCATAGAGAATCATGCGGCAACCGGATTCGTACATTAGAGCCAGAAGGTCGGGATCCACGCGGTCCGTGCGCGTGTTGCAGGACCAATACATGTCGTTCAGGCCTTCCCCGATCATCAGTTCGAAGAGTTCAACAATGTACTTCCGGTTCATGGTGAATGTGGAATCCTGGAAGTAGATGCCCCTCGCGCCCTTTTCGTACTTCAAGAATTTCAGTTCTTCAATAACACGCTGCGGGCTAAACAGTCGCAGCTTCTTGCCAAGCGTCACATGCGCCTCGCAATAGGTGCAGGGGTAGGGACAGCCGCGTTGCGTGACGAATGGATAGTTCGGAAGACGAACATATTGGGTCGGATGAGGGACATACCGGGCCAAATCGAGATCTCCGAACATGCCAAAAGGCAGTTCGTCCAATTCCGGAAGAAGTGCGCGATCCGGGTTCATGACAATGGATTCACTGTCCCGCCACCAGGTCAACCCCTCGATGCGGGAGAAGTCGGTTTCCCCGCGCGAGAGTGTTTCGATTAGTTCGGTCAGCGTGATTTCCCCCTCCCGGCGGATGACAAAATCCGCCTCGGGGCACTCCTCGAGACTTTCCACGGAAAGGGAGGTGACATGCACTCCCCCCAACACGATCACGGCGTCTGGCAGGGCTTGCCGGACCATACGCACCGTGTTGAAGGAATGGCCGGCGGTCGGCGTGAACACCGGAATGCCGACGAGATGATATTTCCCTTCTCTCAGCAACTCCCGTAATGACGCCTCGGTATAATCGCCGAATTGCGTATCGATGAAATCGACCTCGTAGCCCTTTTCTCTGAGCCACCGATAAATCGAGATCGTGCCCAAGGGCGGCAAAAACCCCTGCTCGACCTTGGCACTCCCCCACGCGGCCTCGGCGGGATAGAACGGCTCGAGAAGGAGGATCTTCGGGTTCTCTTTCGGAAAGCGCGCGAAGGACCAAAGACGCATCTCGTGCTCGGCGACCGAGCTGGATTGGTGCACGACCGGTCTGGGTCTGCTGTGCGTTTCGACCATCTTGAGAGGAACGTATGTCATCCTAGAAAAATCCCTTTCACGCATTCGGGCTTCCATAGAGCCCGATCTGAATTTACAAGACGCACTTACCCCTCTTCCTCACGAAGAGGTTTTTTTGCAGACTCGGTCGTATTATCCCAGATATTCATCAGAAATGCCACCCGAAGAATCTTAGTCAATACTTCGCCCAGGCAAACCGAGGGCACCCCGCCGGACCCAACGGTTTTCCCGTATGCGGGCCACACCCTGCAAGCCTCCGAGAAACTGGCAACAAGTGGTATAACTACCGAGTTTTTGGGGATGGAAATATTCATCGCGTGGTTCCTTTCGGCGATTTTCTCTCCCCGCAGGGAACCAAATTCCTGACAGGAGCGGCCGATGCGCATTCTGGGCATCCATGATGGTCATACTTCTACCGCCTGCCTGCTGAATAATGGCCATGTGGAAGCCATGGCAAGTGAGGAGCGCTTTAACCGGATCAAGGGATACGGAGGTGCTCCTTTGCACGCAATCCAGTGGATACTGGAGTATGTCGGGCTGGTCGGTGCCGACATCGACCTCGTCGCGCTCGGCGGAATTTCTCCACCCGCCCTCTCCTGGGAGAAGGCCGAGGGCATGTCGCGCCGCCGGGCATTCAACTTCCTCACGAAACTGCTCCCCGCAGCTCTCGTCGGCTCACACATGCTCGTTGAACCCTACCTGTGGTTCGAAAAGCATTTCGAGGAAAAGAGAAGGAGAGCAGATCTCTATGAATTTCTCAGGAATAAAGGAATCTCTCCGGAAAAGGTCTGGCTTGTCGAACACCATCAGGCCCATACGGCTACCTGCTATTTCGGAGCTCCCGAAAGCTTTCGCAGCAAGCCGGTCCTCGCCATCACGGTCGACGGGTCAGGGGACG is a genomic window of bacterium containing:
- a CDS encoding radical SAM protein, producing MTYVPLKMVETHSRPRPVVHQSSSVAEHEMRLWSFARFPKENPKILLLEPFYPAEAAWGSAKVEQGFLPPLGTISIYRWLREKGYEVDFIDTQFGDYTEASLRELLREGKYHLVGIPVFTPTAGHSFNTVRMVRQALPDAVIVLGGVHVTSLSVESLEECPEADFVIRREGEITLTELIETLSRGETDFSRIEGLTWWRDSESIVMNPDRALLPELDELPFGMFGDLDLARYVPHPTQYVRLPNYPFVTQRGCPYPCTYCEAHVTLGKKLRLFSPQRVIEELKFLKYEKGARGIYFQDSTFTMNRKYIVELFELMIGEGLNDMYWSCNTRTDRVDPDLLALMYESGCRMILYGIESANLESLKIIKKNITPEAQEQAGKWT